One Telluria mixta DNA window includes the following coding sequences:
- a CDS encoding FecCD family ABC transporter permease, protein MHPVPPPLRQRAIPIIVTLLCVAVASLLVAGMSGSIAVAPAELPDAVAQVLRGRPESLAASLVELRAGRALMAFVTGGALALAGVMMQALLRNPLADPYVLGISAGASVGALFALLMMCAAATVDGAAMAGAVTVALLLYLLARRDMRSGVAAEGGTSMLLLTGTILQAASMALVTLMLSIAPEGRLRSMVFWMIGDLAGAPLRILPWVVLGAALAYALRNARAMNMLALHAEAAATLGVRVGTVRKGLFFVSAVLTASAVTSAGAIGFVGLIVPHACRFAFGPDHRVLIPAAVLGGGSLLVLCDTVARTVVAPTQLPVGAITALIGAPVFLYQLHRMHK, encoded by the coding sequence ATGCACCCAGTACCACCGCCACTGCGCCAGCGCGCCATTCCGATCATCGTCACGCTGCTGTGCGTGGCGGTCGCCAGCCTGCTCGTCGCGGGCATGAGCGGATCGATTGCGGTCGCGCCGGCCGAGCTGCCGGATGCGGTGGCGCAGGTGCTGCGCGGCCGGCCGGAATCGCTGGCCGCGTCGCTCGTCGAGCTGCGCGCCGGCCGCGCGCTGATGGCCTTCGTCACCGGCGGCGCGCTCGCGCTGGCCGGCGTCATGATGCAGGCGCTGCTGCGCAATCCACTCGCCGATCCGTACGTGCTCGGCATCTCGGCCGGCGCGTCGGTCGGCGCGCTGTTCGCGCTGCTGATGATGTGCGCGGCCGCCACCGTGGACGGCGCGGCGATGGCCGGCGCGGTGACGGTTGCCCTGCTGCTGTACCTGCTGGCGCGGCGCGACATGCGCAGCGGGGTAGCGGCGGAAGGCGGTACGTCGATGCTGCTGCTGACGGGCACGATCCTGCAGGCGGCCAGCATGGCGCTCGTCACGCTGATGCTGTCGATTGCGCCGGAAGGGCGCCTGCGCAGCATGGTGTTCTGGATGATCGGCGACCTGGCCGGCGCGCCGCTGCGCATCCTGCCCTGGGTCGTGCTGGGCGCGGCGCTCGCGTACGCGCTGCGCAACGCGCGGGCGATGAACATGCTCGCGTTGCACGCGGAGGCCGCCGCCACGCTGGGCGTGCGCGTCGGCACCGTGCGCAAGGGCCTGTTCTTTGTGTCGGCCGTGCTGACAGCGAGCGCGGTGACGAGCGCCGGCGCCATCGGCTTCGTCGGCCTGATCGTACCGCACGCGTGCCGGTTCGCGTTCGGCCCGGACCACCGCGTACTCATCCCGGCCGCCGTGCTGGGCGGCGGCAGCCTGCTCGTGCTGTGCGATACGGTCGCGCGCACGGTCGTCGCGCCGACCCAACTGCCCGTCGGCGCCATCACGGCGCTGATCGGCGCGCCGGTCTTCCTGTATCAACTGCACCGCATGCACAAATGA
- a CDS encoding ABC transporter ATP-binding protein produces MIATRQLELRAGDRVLVHGLDWDVRAGECWSIIGRNGAGKSTLLRTVAGLRAPDAGTVALHDRPLSAWPLEALARERAYLPQSRSDAFAYSVMETVLSARHPYHANHYWEQSDDHHAAVNALAAMEVDHLAARDVRTLSGGERQRAAIAALLAQDTPLLLLDEPANALDLAHQVRTMSLLSRLCRQSGKTIVMIGHDLNLAHSISTHALLLMGDGSWHAGTVDDALQAPLLSSYLGHPIDAIENKGRRIFIPLETPHD; encoded by the coding sequence ATGATCGCGACCCGACAACTGGAACTGCGCGCCGGCGACCGCGTGCTCGTGCACGGTCTGGACTGGGATGTGCGCGCCGGCGAATGCTGGTCCATCATCGGCCGCAACGGCGCCGGCAAGAGCACCTTGCTGCGCACCGTGGCCGGCCTGCGCGCGCCCGACGCCGGCACCGTCGCGCTGCACGACCGCCCGCTGTCCGCCTGGCCGCTGGAAGCGCTGGCGCGCGAACGGGCGTACCTGCCGCAGTCGCGCAGCGACGCGTTCGCGTACAGCGTGATGGAAACCGTGCTGTCCGCGCGCCATCCTTACCACGCGAACCATTACTGGGAACAGAGCGACGACCACCACGCGGCCGTGAATGCCCTCGCGGCGATGGAAGTCGATCATCTCGCCGCGCGCGACGTGCGCACCCTGTCCGGCGGCGAGCGCCAGCGCGCGGCCATCGCCGCGCTGCTCGCGCAGGACACGCCGCTGCTGTTGCTCGACGAGCCGGCGAACGCGCTCGACCTGGCGCACCAGGTGCGCACGATGTCGCTGCTGTCGCGCCTGTGCCGGCAAAGCGGCAAGACCATCGTGATGATCGGCCACGACCTGAACCTGGCACACAGTATCTCCACCCACGCCCTGCTGCTGATGGGCGACGGCAGCTGGCATGCCGGCACCGTCGACGACGCGCTGCAGGCACCGCTGCTGAGCAGCTATCTCGGCCACCCGATCGACGCGATCGAGAACAAGGGCCGCCGCATTTTTATTCCCCT